From Actinosynnema mirum DSM 43827, a single genomic window includes:
- a CDS encoding thiamine pyrophosphate-requiring protein — MSGTVADALVRRLRTWGVPRVFGYAGDGIDPVLAALHRAGGDPEFVPTRHEELAAFAACGHAKYTGEVGVCLATQGPGAIHLLAGLYDAKLDRRPVVALVGQVVSTALGTGYLQEVDLHSLLKDVCGRYLQTVSTPEQLPVLLDNAMRTAIAERVPTCLILPHDVQRADAVEDPPHAHGVVPSSAVTARPRVLPREDDLRRAAKVLNAGRRVALLVGRGAAGAGPEIGKVVEVLGAGVTTSLLGKPVLPEGEPWHTGVMGHLGTTASAELMAGCDTLLVVGSNDPWTEFYPAPGQARAVQVDVDARVVGSKHPVEAALIGDARESLRALLPLLRRNPDRGWERRISAATTRWRRIAEERAGAPADPLNPELVVRELSAHLPPDVRVAVDVGSATYWYARHLALPPGAPAHTSGYLASMGCALPYGLAAKLDAPDRPVVALVGDGAMQMNGLLELITLADRWRAWADPRFVVLVLHNRDLNEVTWEQREMEGDPRFPDSQRVPAFPYAAHAELLGLRGVRVDSPEGLAEAWRAAWAADRPVVVEAVVDPAVPLLPPELPEEKVAAVLRGLDQEPGGEAERENVRRQS, encoded by the coding sequence GTGAGCGGCACCGTCGCGGACGCGCTGGTCCGCCGCCTGCGCACGTGGGGCGTGCCGAGGGTGTTCGGCTACGCCGGTGACGGCATCGACCCGGTCCTGGCCGCGCTGCACCGGGCGGGCGGGGACCCGGAGTTCGTGCCCACCCGGCACGAGGAGCTGGCCGCGTTCGCCGCCTGCGGGCACGCCAAGTACACCGGCGAGGTCGGGGTGTGCCTGGCCACGCAGGGTCCGGGCGCGATCCACCTGCTGGCCGGGCTCTACGACGCCAAGCTGGACCGCCGCCCGGTCGTGGCGCTGGTCGGGCAGGTGGTGTCCACCGCGCTGGGCACCGGCTACCTGCAGGAGGTGGACCTGCACTCGCTGCTCAAGGACGTGTGCGGTCGCTACCTGCAGACCGTGTCCACGCCCGAGCAGCTGCCCGTGCTGCTGGACAACGCGATGCGCACCGCGATCGCCGAGCGCGTGCCGACCTGCCTGATCCTGCCGCACGACGTGCAGCGCGCCGACGCCGTCGAGGACCCGCCGCACGCGCACGGCGTGGTGCCCTCCTCGGCGGTGACCGCCCGCCCGCGCGTGCTGCCCCGCGAGGACGACCTGCGCCGGGCCGCCAAGGTGCTGAACGCCGGTCGCCGCGTCGCGCTGCTGGTCGGGCGGGGCGCGGCGGGGGCCGGGCCGGAGATCGGCAAGGTGGTCGAGGTGCTGGGCGCGGGCGTGACCACGTCGCTGCTGGGCAAGCCGGTGCTGCCGGAGGGCGAGCCGTGGCACACCGGCGTCATGGGGCACCTGGGCACGACCGCGTCGGCCGAGCTGATGGCCGGGTGCGACACGCTGCTGGTGGTGGGCAGCAACGACCCGTGGACCGAGTTCTACCCCGCGCCGGGGCAGGCCCGCGCCGTGCAGGTCGACGTGGACGCGCGCGTGGTCGGCAGCAAGCACCCGGTGGAGGCCGCGCTGATCGGCGACGCGCGCGAGTCGCTGCGGGCGCTGCTGCCGCTGCTGCGCCGCAACCCAGACCGCGGCTGGGAGCGTCGGATCTCCGCCGCCACCACCCGCTGGCGGCGGATCGCCGAGGAGCGCGCGGGGGCCCCGGCGGACCCGCTGAACCCGGAGCTGGTGGTGCGCGAGCTGTCCGCGCACCTGCCGCCGGACGTGCGGGTCGCGGTGGACGTCGGCTCCGCCACCTACTGGTACGCCCGCCACCTGGCCCTGCCGCCGGGGGCGCCCGCGCACACCTCCGGCTACCTGGCGTCGATGGGCTGCGCCCTGCCGTACGGCCTGGCGGCGAAGCTGGACGCCCCGGACCGGCCGGTGGTGGCGCTGGTGGGCGACGGGGCGATGCAGATGAACGGCCTGCTGGAGCTGATCACCCTGGCCGACCGGTGGCGGGCGTGGGCGGATCCGAGGTTCGTGGTGCTGGTGCTGCACAACCGGGATCTGAACGAGGTGACCTGGGAGCAGCGCGAGATGGAGGGCGACCCGCGCTTCCCGGACTCGCAGCGGGTGCCCGCGTTCCCGTACGCGGCCCACGCCGAGCTGCTGGGGCTGCGGGGCGTGCGCGTCGACTCGCCGGAGGGGTTGGCCGAGGCGTGGCGCGCGGCGTGGGCCGCCGACCGGCCGGTGGTCGTGGAGGCGGTGGTGGACCCGGCGGTGCCGCTGCTGCCGCCGGAGCTGCCGGAGGAGAAGGTGGCGGCGGTGCTGCGGGGGTTGGACCAGGAGCCGGGCGGGGAGGCGGAGCGCGAGAACGTGCGGCGGCAGTCCTGA
- a CDS encoding alcohol dehydrogenase catalytic domain-containing protein, translating to MRAVVWHGVGDIRLDEVPDPKIIGHGAVGVVEEVGPAVHGFTPGDRVVVTSTIGCGTCAYCRAGCYAQCDTANPNGPDVETVDHTREDPVALVKELTGGIGVDRVIDAVGVDAERPKTGPAAERAGELADAFERERAQAAPDGDPSGPPWAPGDAPSQALRWAVEAVATAGSIGIVGVSGAVDPTALITRHEDPVDAVAAHESFDRRDEGRLKTVLDVA from the coding sequence GTGAGGGCGGTGGTGTGGCACGGGGTCGGGGACATCAGGCTGGACGAGGTCCCCGACCCGAAGATCATCGGGCACGGGGCGGTCGGCGTCGTGGAGGAGGTCGGACCGGCCGTGCACGGGTTCACCCCCGGTGACCGGGTGGTGGTCACCTCCACCATCGGGTGCGGAACCTGCGCGTACTGCCGGGCCGGCTGCTACGCGCAGTGCGACACCGCCAACCCGAACGGGCCGGACGTGGAGACCGTCGACCACACCCGCGAGGACCCGGTGGCGCTGGTGAAGGAGCTGACCGGCGGCATCGGCGTGGACCGGGTGATCGACGCGGTCGGCGTGGACGCCGAGCGCCCCAAGACCGGTCCCGCCGCCGAGCGGGCCGGGGAGCTCGCCGACGCCTTCGAGCGGGAGCGCGCGCAGGCCGCCCCCGACGGCGATCCGAGCGGTCCGCCGTGGGCGCCCGGCGACGCCCCCAGCCAGGCGCTGCGCTGGGCGGTGGAAGCGGTCGCCACGGCGGGCAGCATCGGGATCGTCGGCGTCTCCGGCGCGGTCGACCCCACCGCGCTGATCACCCGGCACGAGGACCCGGTGGACGCCGTCGCGGCCCACGAGAGCTTCGACCGGCGCGACGAGGGCCGGCTCAAGACCGTCCTGGACGTCGCGTGA
- a CDS encoding fibronectin type III domain-containing protein, protein MTRAPAAAVVALLLTGALAGTASAAPAHLVTSYTCATSTGESVPVGVHFGGFLPDDVGALPNAVSYAQSAFVDLDLDITNLVDGRVDGDSTAEVRVSVTGPAAKQVTARLAFAPGQGWSWLHAAGGLTPLLLSPAGDYEVRLGDIALSLRPKADDGTPLPPLDALCTRDPGGGDLLGVIKSLAYVADRPLRPTSLTVTATTPTTATLTWEARSWWEPTADYDVHLDGARVATTTDRQVTLTGLTPDSQHRVKVLTRDVRGSTSLLSQGLVFATARG, encoded by the coding sequence ATGACCCGTGCTCCTGCCGCCGCCGTCGTGGCGCTGCTGCTCACCGGCGCGCTCGCCGGGACCGCGTCCGCCGCCCCGGCCCACCTGGTCACCTCCTACACCTGCGCCACGTCCACCGGGGAGAGCGTGCCGGTGGGCGTGCACTTCGGCGGGTTCCTGCCCGACGACGTCGGCGCGCTGCCGAACGCGGTGTCCTACGCCCAGTCCGCCTTCGTGGACCTGGACCTGGACATCACGAACCTGGTGGACGGCCGGGTCGACGGCGACAGCACCGCCGAGGTGCGGGTTTCGGTCACCGGTCCGGCGGCCAAGCAGGTGACCGCGCGGTTGGCGTTCGCGCCCGGCCAGGGCTGGTCGTGGCTGCACGCGGCGGGCGGGCTGACCCCGCTGCTGCTGAGCCCGGCGGGCGACTACGAGGTCCGCCTCGGCGACATCGCCCTGTCCCTGCGCCCCAAGGCCGACGACGGCACGCCGCTGCCCCCGCTCGACGCGCTGTGCACCCGCGACCCCGGCGGCGGCGACCTGCTGGGCGTGATCAAGTCCCTGGCGTACGTCGCGGACCGCCCGCTGCGCCCGACCTCGCTGACCGTCACCGCGACCACCCCGACCACCGCCACCCTGACCTGGGAGGCCCGCTCGTGGTGGGAGCCGACGGCGGACTACGACGTGCACCTGGACGGGGCGCGCGTCGCGACCACCACCGACCGCCAGGTCACCCTGACCGGCCTGACCCCGGACAGCCAGCACCGGGTGAAGGTGCTCACCCGCGACGTGCGGGGCAGCACCTCGCTGCTGAGCCAGGGGCTGGTGTTCGCGACCGCGCGGGGGTGA